One Turneriella parva DSM 21527 genomic region harbors:
- a CDS encoding bactofilin family protein, with protein MALVKSSQEITNSTIGANSYFTGRFYINGSLKIDGKFEGRALQADQLYIGTTGKVKTSVAANSVFVEGVIIGNIAAKSRVMLLPTAKIFGDIKTPELIIQNGVILEGRCVIANDLKASAKDVIEAEYLKDNLNENMLFPKSARTEKDKADAR; from the coding sequence ATGGCTCTCGTTAAAAGCTCACAAGAAATTACCAACTCGACGATCGGGGCGAACTCGTATTTTACAGGTCGATTCTATATCAACGGCAGCCTCAAGATCGACGGCAAGTTCGAAGGCCGTGCGCTACAGGCAGACCAGCTCTATATCGGCACCACTGGCAAGGTGAAAACCAGCGTCGCGGCAAACTCGGTTTTCGTTGAAGGCGTCATCATCGGCAACATCGCAGCAAAGAGCCGCGTGATGCTTCTGCCCACAGCGAAAATATTCGGCGATATCAAAACACCTGAGCTGATTATCCAGAATGGTGTTATTCTCGAAGGCCGCTGCGTGATTGCAAACGACCTCAAAGCTTCGGCCAAAGATGTTATCGAAGCAGAATACCTCAAAGACAATCTCAATGAGAATATGCTTTTCCCCAAAAGTGCTCGCACCGAAAAAGACAAAGCCGACGCCCGCTGA
- a CDS encoding class I adenylate-forming enzyme family protein, translated as MNAFDHIKINPPFATIAELWDARTQQHGTKTYLYFQDRAFDYTEMRAKIAQAAGMLRALGAQKGDHIALLIPNSPDFLFLWFGAMTAGYTAVTINTLLKAEELDFIINDCDARILVTTPQFRKALEPVWVRLAKIQHVVLTTPDADFPQARDLATELTGAAKFTAEDLAGGDKASMIYTSGTTGHPKGVLLSHANILYNSYVTHQMIDLEPVDTALCIMPLFHVNAQIASMMSTLWAGATVVLEDGFKPRSFIDTLKKYRCTTFSGVPTIYNFLNELNGSTSLTDQEASPDLSFLKACICGAAPMPVEVFNRFEEKFKGKIIEGYGLSEGTCVSSLNPLRGKRKIGSIGISIAGQEMAVANANIEGRNEFLTDGEVGELVVRGPNVMQGYYKRDEANRATLIDGWLHTGDLGYRDAEGYFYISGRKKEMIIQGGENIYPKEIEEVLYKHEAVSECAIVGIPDKKYGEVVGAFIIAKEGASLSAADVRNYLREKIANYKMPKVIEFVTGFPKTATGKIQKNKIAEAYNQKKVGT; from the coding sequence ATGAACGCGTTCGATCATATCAAGATAAACCCACCGTTCGCCACGATTGCTGAGCTTTGGGACGCCAGAACCCAACAACACGGCACCAAAACCTATCTGTACTTTCAAGACCGCGCTTTCGATTACACCGAGATGCGGGCAAAGATTGCGCAGGCTGCGGGTATGCTCAGGGCATTGGGAGCGCAAAAGGGCGACCATATTGCGTTGCTGATACCGAACTCGCCCGATTTTCTGTTTTTGTGGTTTGGAGCAATGACTGCGGGGTACACTGCCGTAACAATCAATACGCTGCTCAAAGCAGAAGAGTTGGATTTCATCATCAACGACTGCGATGCGCGCATTTTGGTGACAACTCCCCAGTTTCGCAAGGCGCTCGAACCTGTCTGGGTTCGCCTGGCAAAAATTCAGCACGTCGTGCTCACGACTCCCGATGCGGATTTTCCGCAGGCACGAGATCTGGCCACAGAATTAACCGGCGCGGCAAAATTCACAGCAGAAGATTTGGCCGGCGGCGACAAGGCTTCGATGATTTATACATCCGGCACAACGGGACACCCCAAAGGCGTGCTGCTGTCGCATGCAAATATTCTCTACAACAGCTATGTCACCCACCAGATGATCGACCTTGAGCCAGTGGACACAGCGCTCTGCATTATGCCGCTCTTTCACGTGAATGCGCAGATTGCGTCGATGATGTCGACGCTTTGGGCAGGGGCGACGGTCGTGCTCGAAGACGGCTTTAAACCCCGTTCGTTTATTGACACTCTTAAAAAATACCGCTGCACCACCTTCAGCGGCGTACCCACGATTTACAATTTTCTCAACGAGCTCAACGGTTCGACGTCGCTCACCGACCAAGAAGCAAGTCCTGATCTGTCATTTTTGAAAGCCTGTATCTGCGGCGCAGCGCCCATGCCAGTCGAAGTCTTTAACCGCTTCGAAGAAAAATTCAAAGGCAAGATTATTGAGGGTTATGGGCTTTCAGAAGGCACCTGCGTCTCGTCGCTGAATCCACTGAGGGGCAAACGCAAGATCGGGTCGATTGGTATCTCGATTGCGGGGCAAGAAATGGCGGTAGCAAACGCCAATATTGAGGGCAGAAATGAGTTTCTGACCGACGGCGAAGTCGGCGAGCTCGTCGTGCGGGGCCCTAACGTCATGCAGGGGTATTATAAGCGTGACGAAGCGAATAGAGCGACGCTCATTGATGGCTGGTTACACACAGGCGATCTCGGTTACCGCGATGCAGAAGGTTATTTCTATATTTCGGGACGAAAAAAAGAAATGATTATTCAGGGCGGCGAAAATATCTACCCGAAAGAAATCGAAGAAGTGCTCTATAAACATGAGGCGGTCTCTGAATGCGCCATCGTGGGCATTCCCGACAAGAAATATGGAGAAGTAGTAGGCGCATTCATTATCGCCAAAGAAGGCGCCTCGCTCAGCGCCGCAGATGTACGCAACTACCTGCGGGAAAAAATAGCGAATTACAAGATGCCGAAAGTCATCGAATTCGTCACGGGTTTTCCCAAAACAGCGACGGGCAAGATTCAGAAGAACAAAATTGCCGAAGCGTATAATCAAAAGAAGGTTGGCACATGA
- a CDS encoding TerB family tellurite resistance protein — MKSQPVHADLDLRERSEYFRGLLLIMAADGDLHEMEERLVREAVQPFGFSEEYIDESIHGILKNSHVSQEPPRFNSQTNAEIFLTHALDIAFADNELHENEEHWLRAAATANGIDLHWLREEIARRER; from the coding sequence ATGAAATCGCAACCCGTGCACGCCGACCTCGACCTTCGCGAGCGCAGCGAATATTTTCGCGGTCTTTTGCTCATCATGGCAGCTGACGGCGATTTGCACGAAATGGAAGAGCGGTTAGTGCGTGAAGCGGTTCAACCATTCGGCTTCAGCGAAGAATACATCGATGAAAGTATTCACGGTATTCTGAAAAATTCTCATGTCAGTCAAGAACCCCCGCGGTTCAACAGCCAGACGAACGCCGAGATATTTCTGACGCACGCTCTCGACATCGCGTTTGCCGATAACGAACTGCACGAGAATGAAGAACACTGGCTCAGAGCCGCTGCGACTGCCAACGGCATCGACCTGCACTGGCTGCGCGAAGAAATAGCCCGGCGTGAGCGCTGA
- a CDS encoding 4-hydroxythreonine-4-phosphate dehydrogenase PdxA, producing MDTVLADRKIKKPLFLNVAAGKAIEPGKGNSLVALRSWHAFQKALKIFHAHPSAAFVTLPVSKELIMKAGVDFNGHTGELATAFGTRVFMCMYHKKFSVIPLTEHIPLALVPRKLYEVNITELASALRQFRAIFKPAGKTAWCGVNPHCGENGRIGNEEEFVVRSIDTLARQGVVVEGPVSADAVFTKHVISQYSLVLANYHDQGLIPFKALAGMAGVNTTLGLPRLRVSPDHGTAFSQTAAKQVDITGVLASLRFAFDHALTWQQASQPH from the coding sequence ATCGACACTGTTCTGGCTGACAGAAAAATCAAAAAACCGCTTTTTCTAAACGTCGCAGCCGGTAAGGCGATCGAACCTGGCAAAGGCAACTCGCTGGTTGCGCTACGGTCATGGCATGCCTTTCAAAAGGCGCTGAAGATATTTCACGCGCACCCATCGGCAGCCTTCGTCACGTTACCGGTTTCGAAAGAGCTCATCATGAAAGCTGGTGTGGATTTTAATGGCCATACGGGTGAACTCGCAACGGCATTCGGCACGCGCGTGTTCATGTGTATGTACCACAAGAAGTTCTCGGTGATACCCCTCACGGAGCATATTCCGCTGGCATTGGTGCCGCGTAAGCTCTATGAAGTGAATATTACAGAGCTCGCTTCGGCGCTTCGCCAATTCAGGGCGATATTCAAACCGGCCGGCAAAACGGCCTGGTGTGGGGTGAATCCTCATTGTGGTGAAAATGGTCGCATCGGCAACGAAGAAGAGTTTGTCGTGCGTTCAATCGATACACTCGCCAGGCAAGGCGTCGTGGTTGAGGGACCGGTGTCTGCCGACGCGGTTTTTACGAAACATGTGATCTCGCAATATTCCCTTGTGTTGGCGAACTACCATGACCAGGGCCTGATACCGTTTAAGGCGCTTGCCGGTATGGCGGGCGTAAACACGACACTCGGCCTGCCGCGGCTTCGTGTTTCGCCCGACCACGGCACAGCATTTTCGCAGACGGCTGCAAAACAGGTAGACATCACAGGGGTGCTCGCGAGTTTGCGGTTTGCATTTGATCACGCATTAACATGGCAACAGGCATCGCAACCTCATTAG
- a CDS encoding MBL fold metallo-hydrolase RNA specificity domain-containing protein, translating to MKTSIQFLGGAGTVTGSKYLVRHNGQNILVDCGLFQGLKTLRVRNWNPLPINIAEIDAVVLTHAHVDHSGYIPRLIKDGFRGKIYASEATFELCKILLPDSGYLMEEEAAYLNKRKKTKHSPALPLFTQAEAEDALRYFTPVPFNSRVDLGKEVSFELAYAGHILGAAQIILQCGERKIAFTGDIGRMQDALLYPPARLPGADYLVVESTYGNRLHKETNLADKLEEIILETHARGGVIIIPAFAVGRAQVLMYHLSELRKAGRIPEFPMYLNSPMAESASDLLMKFRDLHRLSVEDCEATCNIVKYIHTPEHSRWLNDQKGPMLIISASGMLTGGRVLHHIKAFAGDERNVILLTGYQAAGTRGEALQRGAEQIKIHGDYVTIRAQVRELENISAHADYGEIISWLESCNIGPRRVFVTHGEPVAADDLRRRLIDKFGWHAMVPDLGQLVELA from the coding sequence ATGAAGACGAGCATTCAGTTTCTGGGCGGCGCAGGCACCGTCACCGGTTCAAAGTATCTGGTTCGGCATAACGGCCAGAATATTCTCGTCGACTGTGGATTGTTTCAGGGTCTCAAGACATTGCGCGTGCGCAACTGGAACCCGCTGCCGATCAACATTGCAGAAATCGATGCCGTGGTTCTGACGCATGCGCACGTCGATCATTCGGGCTATATACCCCGACTCATCAAAGATGGCTTTCGCGGCAAAATCTACGCTTCAGAGGCGACCTTTGAGCTGTGCAAAATTCTGCTGCCCGATTCAGGCTACCTCATGGAAGAAGAGGCCGCGTACCTGAACAAGAGAAAGAAGACTAAGCACTCCCCCGCTTTGCCGCTCTTTACCCAGGCAGAGGCCGAAGATGCCTTGCGCTATTTTACTCCGGTGCCCTTTAATTCACGCGTCGACCTCGGTAAAGAAGTCTCGTTCGAGCTCGCATACGCAGGCCACATACTGGGCGCTGCGCAGATTATTTTGCAATGTGGCGAACGCAAGATCGCTTTCACCGGCGATATCGGCCGCATGCAAGACGCGTTGCTCTACCCGCCCGCGAGGCTGCCGGGTGCAGACTATCTGGTGGTCGAATCGACCTATGGTAATCGCTTGCATAAAGAGACTAATCTTGCCGACAAACTCGAAGAGATTATTCTTGAAACGCATGCGCGCGGTGGTGTGATTATAATTCCGGCGTTTGCAGTTGGTCGTGCGCAGGTCTTAATGTACCACCTTTCAGAGCTGCGCAAAGCTGGTCGTATACCTGAGTTTCCCATGTATCTGAACAGCCCCATGGCAGAGAGCGCGAGCGACCTGCTGATGAAGTTTCGCGATCTGCACCGCCTCAGCGTTGAGGATTGCGAGGCCACATGCAACATCGTGAAATATATTCACACTCCCGAGCACTCACGCTGGCTGAACGACCAGAAGGGCCCCATGCTCATTATTTCAGCCAGCGGCATGCTCACCGGTGGCAGGGTGCTGCACCATATCAAGGCGTTCGCCGGCGATGAGCGAAACGTGATTCTGCTCACGGGTTACCAGGCAGCTGGTACGCGCGGCGAGGCCTTGCAGCGCGGGGCCGAACAGATTAAGATACACGGTGATTATGTCACTATACGAGCTCAGGTGCGTGAACTGGAGAATATCTCGGCTCACGCCGACTATGGCGAGATTATCAGCTGGCTCGAAAGCTGCAATATCGGCCCAAGGCGGGTTTTCGTGACGCACGGCGAACCCGTAGCAGCAGATGACCTGCGGCGCCGCCTGATCGACAAATTCGGCTGGCACGCGATGGTGCCCGACCTTGGTCAATTAGTAGAGTTAGCCTAA